From Desulfuromonas soudanensis, the proteins below share one genomic window:
- the mltG gene encoding endolytic transglycosylase MltG, with translation MTLRKTFHLAFWGSLLAFALYLGIGFGTFLLHGVAPSQPQTLTIPPGTPFSAVARQLESRGIVESGTKLKLLARIRGNGGRVQAGEYLFVDKASPDQILARLVAGDVVRRRFTIPEGLTIKEIAARLEAEGVTAAPPFIALATDPALAGSLGIDGESLEGYLFPETYTFSAGVSPRDLLGAMVEQFRARQTPELLAAAQERGLTLHQLVTLASIIQKEAGNNEEMPLISAVFHNRLKRGIPLQADPTVIYGIENFDGNLTRLHLTTPSAYNTYRMAGLPRGPIANPGEEALQAAAFPASVTYLYFVSRGDGTHKFSDTLKEHNQAVRRFQLHR, from the coding sequence ATGACCCTGCGCAAAACCTTCCACCTCGCCTTCTGGGGATCGCTGCTAGCCTTCGCCCTTTACCTGGGGATCGGCTTCGGCACCTTTTTGCTTCACGGCGTCGCCCCGTCCCAACCTCAGACCCTGACCATCCCCCCCGGGACCCCTTTTTCCGCCGTCGCCCGTCAGCTGGAGTCGCGGGGGATCGTCGAGAGCGGCACCAAGCTCAAGCTCCTGGCCCGCATCCGCGGCAACGGCGGCCGGGTCCAGGCCGGCGAGTACCTCTTTGTCGACAAAGCCAGCCCCGACCAGATCCTGGCCCGGCTGGTCGCCGGCGATGTGGTCCGCAGACGCTTCACCATCCCCGAAGGGCTGACGATCAAAGAGATCGCCGCCCGCCTCGAGGCCGAAGGGGTCACCGCCGCCCCCCCCTTCATCGCCCTCGCCACCGACCCGGCCCTGGCCGGGAGTCTGGGGATCGACGGGGAGAGCCTCGAAGGCTATCTCTTCCCTGAAACCTACACCTTTTCCGCCGGCGTCTCCCCCCGGGACCTCCTCGGCGCCATGGTCGAGCAGTTCCGTGCCCGCCAGACCCCCGAGCTGCTCGCCGCTGCCCAAGAGAGGGGGCTGACCCTCCATCAGCTGGTGACCCTGGCCTCGATCATCCAGAAAGAGGCCGGCAACAACGAAGAAATGCCCCTGATCTCGGCAGTCTTTCACAATCGCCTGAAGAGAGGGATCCCTCTGCAGGCCGACCCGACGGTGATCTACGGCATCGAGAACTTCGACGGCAACCTGACCCGGCTCCACCTCACTACGCCGAGCGCCTACAACACCTACCGCATGGCCGGCCTCCCCCGGGGTCCCATCGCCAACCCCGGCGAAGAGGCCCTGCAGGCCGCGGCCTTTCCGGCATCCGTGACCTACCTGTATTTCGTCTCCCGGGGGGACGGAACGCATAAATTTTCCGACACGCTTAAGGAACACAATCAGGCGGTACGACGCTTCCAGCTGCACCGCTGA
- a CDS encoding L,D-transpeptidase family protein, with amino-acid sequence MGRYRAAIAGFILALATVVATATASDRSMNAALGLALQERFPLPFTVAANPSLPDAALQQFYFDRDDDPAWFTPAGLVPEAAILTERLSAAAEEGLCPDAYFLAEIEELREYAAETQSHRLIEDQRRLARLDLRLSEAFLTYAAHLIHGRVDPATVHRDWHANLRQVDLAGLLEFALAEGRMKTILDDLVPPHPGYRDLRRALADYRRISALGGWETLPGSVTLRPGDFDPRVPALRRRLAHSGDLGEGAGAETLYDAETAANLRNFQRRHGLSADGVLGPSTLEELNRPVEERIRQLEVNLERWRWLPKTLGERYIQVNIADLALSAVDKGQTVLTLPVVVGNAYRKTPVFSASLQYLVFAPYWFVPPTIFKVDKLPRLRADPDYLEKHHFEVVAADRRQALLPLEGINWKEVRAESFPGLLRQSPGPWNPLGRVKFIFPNPFAIYLHDTPDRHLFASERRAFSSGCIRVERPLELARLLLQDQRQGDPRRLLAAMEAEEPQRIDLLRPWPIHILYFTAWSDEEGEVNFRRDLYWRDLALEEALTTATAPRMAPAPPLAGLPESPPQPPTFFQVEH; translated from the coding sequence ATGGGACGGTATCGGGCGGCAATAGCGGGGTTTATTCTGGCACTGGCCACGGTGGTCGCCACGGCGACGGCCTCCGACCGCTCCATGAATGCAGCCCTCGGCCTCGCCCTTCAGGAACGTTTCCCCCTCCCCTTTACCGTCGCCGCCAACCCGTCCCTCCCCGATGCCGCACTGCAACAGTTCTACTTCGACAGGGACGACGACCCGGCGTGGTTCACCCCCGCGGGGCTCGTCCCCGAGGCCGCCATCCTCACGGAGCGACTCTCCGCCGCCGCCGAAGAGGGTCTCTGCCCCGACGCCTATTTCCTCGCCGAAATCGAAGAACTGCGGGAGTACGCCGCCGAAACCCAAAGCCACCGGCTGATCGAGGACCAAAGACGCCTTGCCCGACTCGATCTTCGGCTGAGCGAGGCCTTTTTAACCTACGCCGCCCATCTGATCCACGGCCGCGTCGACCCGGCGACGGTTCACAGGGACTGGCACGCCAATCTGCGCCAGGTCGACCTTGCCGGGCTTCTCGAATTCGCCCTGGCCGAGGGGAGGATGAAAACCATCCTCGACGACCTCGTCCCTCCCCACCCCGGCTATCGCGACCTGCGGCGCGCCCTCGCCGACTATCGGCGCATTTCGGCTCTCGGCGGCTGGGAGACCCTCCCCGGCAGCGTCACCCTCCGCCCGGGGGATTTCGATCCCCGGGTGCCGGCACTGCGGCGGCGCCTGGCCCACAGCGGCGATCTGGGGGAGGGAGCCGGAGCTGAGACTCTTTACGATGCGGAGACGGCGGCCAATCTGCGGAATTTTCAACGACGGCACGGGCTGTCGGCCGACGGGGTTCTCGGCCCGTCGACCCTCGAAGAGCTCAACCGACCGGTCGAAGAGCGGATCCGCCAGCTCGAAGTCAACCTCGAACGCTGGCGCTGGCTCCCCAAGACCCTCGGCGAGCGCTACATTCAGGTCAACATCGCCGATCTGGCCCTGAGTGCCGTGGACAAGGGTCAAACGGTCCTCACCCTGCCGGTGGTCGTCGGCAACGCCTATCGCAAGACCCCGGTCTTCTCCGCCAGCCTGCAATATCTGGTCTTCGCCCCCTACTGGTTCGTTCCGCCGACCATTTTCAAGGTCGACAAACTCCCCCGCCTGCGCGCCGACCCCGACTATCTGGAAAAACACCATTTCGAAGTCGTTGCCGCCGACCGCAGGCAGGCGCTCCTCCCTCTCGAAGGGATCAACTGGAAAGAGGTCCGCGCCGAATCGTTCCCGGGATTACTGCGCCAGTCCCCGGGTCCCTGGAACCCCCTGGGACGGGTCAAGTTCATTTTTCCCAATCCCTTTGCCATCTATCTCCACGACACTCCGGACCGCCACCTCTTTGCCTCCGAAAGGCGCGCCTTCAGCTCGGGATGCATCCGCGTCGAGCGTCCTCTCGAACTCGCCCGGCTCCTGCTGCAGGATCAGCGGCAGGGGGACCCTCGCCGCCTCCTCGCCGCCATGGAGGCCGAGGAGCCGCAAAGGATCGACCTTCTCCGCCCCTGGCCGATCCACATCCTCTACTTCACCGCCTGGTCTGACGAAGAAGGAGAGGTCAATTTTCGCCGCGACCTCTACTGGCGGGACCTGGCCCTCGAAGAGGCCTTGACAACAGCGACCGCCCCCCGGATGGCGCCGGCGCCCCCCCTGGCCGGTCTCCCGGAAAGCCCCCCCCAACCGCCGACCTTTTTTCAGGTCGAACACTGA
- a CDS encoding response regulator, with protein sequence MPPKILIAEDNDTIAGALEGLLQRKGMTTERAADGVLALSRIIAAPPDALILDLQLPRLHGIELLKKLRQSPRTRNLPVVIVTGVYKGEQYIQAARALGVSSYLEKPFRAADLLAALHQALGTTAPPAPAPSTSREATMDRHLLRAFTSRFTGTYLLKCADGERNLVFLHGLPVSLRPGFSSKSFGDYLHRRGLLSAEEYGYYISPGDHNHEVLVSMGCLEYPDLLQEKFAYLSSELVDAFAAPPMTVEEMPAKAAAGHQALTVNVPNIFYQGFRRHLPPARQQALGERLSGRYLAPAKNYFRYINFLTLSDEEKRLLFSLDGSRTLGQCLGEETLLPPLIVTLATLEMVAWSEHPLSPALPDFPLRTLFNACQEDVEVELSFEQPLESFSDLVDKNEEPAPVITRRPIPPPPAAAGGDNPAGKVRETLARLRGKDYYETFGMTQGRFSFDLLKTRYFALTREFGPETLMQLSGEDAALVEEILSSVTTAYNTLSDVVKKERYDELLGSEKVGLGQAGDDLFQAQIQAQSGKVFLEMEEWDNAEKSLQDACNIDPKNGDYLAHLAWSIYRNPKNLSSRAMQDKVRQMLNRALTLDRGANAYAFKGYMLFEAGQDSLAEAEFTKALKLDARQAMARKGLRELQEKREQEKKGMFRRMFR encoded by the coding sequence ATGCCCCCGAAAATTCTCATCGCAGAGGACAACGACACCATCGCCGGCGCCCTGGAGGGGCTGCTGCAGCGCAAGGGGATGACCACCGAGCGGGCCGCCGACGGCGTCCTGGCCCTGAGCCGCATCATCGCCGCTCCGCCGGACGCCCTGATCCTCGACCTTCAACTGCCGCGCCTCCACGGCATCGAACTCCTCAAGAAGCTCCGTCAGAGCCCGCGCACCCGGAATCTGCCGGTGGTCATCGTCACCGGCGTCTACAAGGGCGAACAATACATCCAGGCCGCCCGGGCTCTCGGCGTCAGCAGCTACTTGGAAAAACCGTTCCGCGCCGCCGATCTTCTGGCGGCCCTCCACCAGGCCCTCGGGACGACGGCACCCCCAGCCCCCGCCCCCTCGACGTCCCGGGAGGCGACCATGGACCGTCACCTGCTGCGCGCCTTCACCAGCCGTTTCACCGGCACCTACCTCCTCAAATGCGCCGACGGCGAGCGAAATCTGGTCTTCCTCCATGGCCTCCCGGTTTCCCTCCGCCCCGGGTTCAGCAGCAAAAGCTTCGGCGACTATCTCCATCGCCGCGGGCTCCTGTCGGCGGAGGAGTACGGCTACTACATCAGTCCCGGCGACCACAACCACGAAGTGCTGGTGTCCATGGGGTGCCTTGAGTACCCCGACCTCCTGCAGGAAAAATTCGCCTACCTCAGCAGCGAACTGGTGGACGCCTTCGCCGCTCCGCCGATGACGGTCGAAGAGATGCCGGCAAAGGCGGCCGCCGGCCATCAGGCGCTCACCGTCAACGTCCCCAACATCTTCTACCAGGGATTCCGCCGCCATCTCCCGCCGGCGCGGCAGCAGGCGCTCGGCGAAAGGCTCTCCGGCCGCTATCTTGCCCCGGCCAAAAATTATTTCCGCTACATCAACTTCCTGACGCTCAGCGATGAGGAAAAGAGGCTCCTTTTCTCCCTCGACGGCTCGCGCACCCTCGGCCAGTGCCTCGGGGAAGAGACGCTTCTCCCCCCCCTGATCGTCACCCTCGCCACCCTGGAAATGGTCGCCTGGAGCGAGCACCCCCTCTCCCCTGCCCTCCCCGACTTTCCCCTGCGCACCCTCTTCAACGCCTGCCAGGAGGACGTCGAGGTCGAACTCTCTTTCGAGCAGCCCCTCGAGAGCTTTTCCGACCTCGTGGACAAGAACGAGGAGCCGGCCCCGGTCATCACCCGGCGGCCGATCCCCCCGCCTCCGGCGGCGGCCGGAGGGGACAATCCGGCGGGCAAGGTTCGGGAGACCCTCGCCCGCCTCCGGGGAAAGGATTATTACGAAACCTTCGGCATGACCCAGGGAAGATTCTCCTTCGATCTCCTCAAGACCCGCTACTTTGCCCTGACCCGGGAATTCGGCCCCGAGACGCTGATGCAGCTCTCCGGCGAGGACGCCGCCCTCGTCGAGGAGATCCTCTCCAGCGTCACCACCGCCTACAACACCCTCTCCGACGTCGTTAAAAAGGAGCGCTACGACGAACTTCTCGGCTCCGAGAAGGTCGGTCTCGGCCAGGCGGGGGACGACCTCTTTCAGGCCCAGATCCAGGCCCAGTCGGGGAAGGTTTTTCTCGAGATGGAGGAGTGGGACAACGCCGAAAAATCCCTCCAGGACGCCTGCAACATCGACCCGAAAAACGGCGACTATCTCGCCCACCTCGCCTGGTCCATCTACCGCAACCCCAAAAACCTCAGCAGCCGCGCCATGCAGGACAAGGTTCGCCAGATGCTCAACCGCGCCCTCACCCTCGACCGGGGAGCCAATGCCTACGCCTTCAAGGGGTACATGCTCTTCGAAGCGGGGCAGGATTCCCTGGCGGAGGCCGAATTCACCAAGGCCCTCAAGCTCGACGCCCGGCAGGCGATGGCCCGCAAGGGGCTGCGCGAACTCCAGGAAAAACGCGAGCAGGAGAAAAAGGGGATGTTCCGCCGCATGTTCCGCTGA
- a CDS encoding VTT domain-containing protein, with protein MFFRQSENCWQVAEADRISFLVDGDAYYGALADVCEAARQTIYIVGWDIDSRICLRRGPKAKKENLGRFLDRLAREKPGLQIYILEWDFAMLYALERELWPLLNLGWQHHEQVHFELDDRHPVGASHHQKIVVVDDRVAFVGGLDLASRRWDTSEHRPDLPERNDAGDTYRPFHDIQMMVDGAVATKLGELVRRRWDLATGDLLPAPSPEGTDPWPAGIRPDLEKTAVAILRTEPGYDGEPVVREIERFYTDAIARAETFIYIENQYLTSHLIGEALEESLKKEDGPEVLIVLPRNCSGWLEENTMGSLRQRLLNRLRQADRHGRLKVCFPHRADLSPEFINVHSKTLVVDEALLTIGSANLSNRSLGFDTECNLALFSSDRGPVSKGIAQFRNRLLAEHLGTDPERVAETLSRTGSLLATLEALNKGDHFLQELPEAEPPADLTASEIADPERPVGLDRLIEHLGIATDPGEGEKDLRSKAWRFAAVVALAMLLAVLWRWSPLKEWLTLEALLDLAGRIRRSPLSVPILLAVYVLGSCLMVPVTLMILATALTFGPFQGFTLALAGSLLGGLASYLLGRLLGRDVVRKLAGKKLNRLSRKLARRGWLAVALVRVVPIAPFTVVNMIAGSTHISARSFLLGTAIGMGPGILAIILFGKGLEQALRDPDWETLTLAAIALVAALLILFFAKLFLVRKDESRDE; from the coding sequence ATGTTTTTCCGCCAGAGCGAAAACTGCTGGCAGGTCGCTGAAGCCGACCGGATCTCTTTCCTCGTCGACGGCGACGCCTATTACGGCGCCCTGGCCGATGTCTGCGAGGCGGCCCGGCAGACGATTTATATCGTTGGCTGGGACATCGACAGCCGCATCTGCCTGCGCCGCGGACCGAAGGCCAAGAAGGAGAATCTCGGTCGTTTCCTCGACCGGCTGGCCCGGGAAAAACCGGGGCTGCAGATCTACATCCTCGAATGGGACTTCGCCATGCTCTATGCCCTGGAGCGCGAGTTATGGCCCCTGTTGAACCTCGGATGGCAGCACCACGAACAGGTTCACTTCGAACTCGATGACCGGCATCCGGTCGGCGCCTCCCATCATCAGAAGATTGTCGTCGTGGACGACCGTGTGGCCTTCGTCGGCGGCCTCGATCTGGCGAGCCGCCGCTGGGACACCTCCGAGCATCGCCCCGATCTCCCCGAACGGAACGATGCCGGCGACACCTACAGGCCCTTTCACGATATTCAGATGATGGTGGACGGTGCGGTCGCCACAAAACTTGGCGAACTCGTCCGCCGTCGTTGGGACCTGGCCACGGGCGACCTCCTGCCGGCGCCATCGCCGGAGGGGACGGATCCCTGGCCGGCAGGCATCCGACCCGACCTGGAAAAGACCGCCGTGGCGATCCTCCGAACCGAGCCCGGATACGACGGCGAACCGGTCGTCCGGGAGATCGAAAGATTCTATACCGACGCGATCGCCCGCGCCGAAACGTTTATCTACATCGAAAACCAGTATCTGACCTCCCACCTCATCGGCGAAGCCCTGGAGGAGAGCCTGAAGAAGGAGGACGGCCCCGAGGTCCTCATCGTCCTCCCGAGAAACTGTTCCGGCTGGCTGGAGGAGAACACCATGGGATCCCTTCGGCAGCGCCTTCTGAACCGTCTCCGTCAGGCCGATCGTCATGGCCGGCTCAAGGTCTGTTTCCCTCACCGTGCCGACCTTTCCCCGGAGTTCATCAACGTCCACAGCAAGACCCTTGTGGTCGATGAGGCCCTGCTGACCATCGGCTCCGCCAATCTCAGCAACCGGTCCCTGGGTTTTGATACGGAGTGCAATCTGGCCCTCTTTTCCTCCGACCGGGGCCCTGTCTCGAAGGGGATCGCCCAATTTCGCAACCGACTCCTCGCCGAACATCTCGGCACGGACCCCGAACGCGTCGCGGAAACCCTTTCCCGAACCGGGTCCCTTCTGGCCACCCTCGAGGCGCTAAACAAGGGCGATCATTTTTTGCAGGAGCTGCCGGAAGCTGAACCTCCCGCGGATCTTACGGCCAGCGAGATTGCCGATCCCGAGCGCCCCGTCGGGCTGGATCGCCTCATCGAACACCTGGGGATCGCCACCGACCCGGGGGAGGGGGAAAAGGACCTCCGCAGCAAAGCCTGGCGTTTTGCCGCCGTTGTCGCCCTGGCGATGCTGCTGGCCGTCCTCTGGCGCTGGTCGCCGCTCAAGGAATGGCTGACCCTTGAGGCCCTGCTCGATCTCGCCGGCCGGATTCGCCGGAGTCCCCTCTCCGTCCCGATTCTCCTGGCCGTCTATGTCCTCGGTAGCTGTCTGATGGTTCCCGTAACCCTGATGATCCTGGCGACGGCCCTCACCTTCGGCCCCTTCCAGGGCTTTACCCTGGCCTTGGCAGGGAGCCTCCTCGGCGGCCTGGCCAGTTATCTCCTCGGCCGCCTCCTCGGTCGGGATGTTGTGCGCAAGCTGGCGGGGAAGAAGTTGAACCGTTTGAGCCGCAAGCTCGCCCGACGGGGGTGGCTGGCCGTCGCCCTGGTCCGGGTCGTACCGATTGCCCCCTTTACCGTCGTCAACATGATCGCCGGCTCGACCCATATTTCCGCC